In Saimiri boliviensis isolate mSaiBol1 chromosome 12, mSaiBol1.pri, whole genome shotgun sequence, one genomic interval encodes:
- the LOC104651499 gene encoding uncharacterized protein LOC104651499: MNDSAAGPSKSQLGELSQRACVESRTTGTSVEFGKGTSPVLSPILVLHRPLKSKWGDQVFFFCVLWSSSILDRPRMFRKSDSTLPQPKMMAHLSRPGWRLSHQSFCCLGGRLPAADVCPRLSSLQPLSSICRALRHSCQCFPSVLTFHLSRRPGLHVPGPKREMAAQTVRLWCHDPSQQLAGHLSALACQHAGSSSSRGC; this comes from the exons atgaatgatagCGCTGCGGGCCCCAGCAAGTCTCAGCTTGGAGAATTGAGTCAGCGTGCCTGCGTAGAATCTAGAACAACAGGCACTTCAGTGGAATTTGGGAAGG GCACGTCCCCTGTCCTGTCACCAATCCTGGTGCTTCATCGTCCTTTAAAATCCAAATGGGGTGATCAGGTGTTCTTCTTCTGTGTCCTCTGGTCTTCTAGCATCCTGGATAGGCCACGGATGTTTAGAAAGAGTGACTCCACCCTGCCCCAGCCTAAGATGATGGCTCATTTATCAAGACCAGGCTGGAGGCTCAGCCACCAGAGCTTCTGTTGTTTGGGAGGAAGGCTGCCAGCAGCAGATGTTTGTCCTcgcctcagctccctgcagcctttgAGCTCCATCTGCCGCGCACTCAGGCACAGCTGCCAGTGTTTCCCCTCCGTACTCACCTTTCACCTCTCACGGAGGCCAGGGCTTCATGTACCTGGGCCCAAAAGGGAGATGGCGGCCCAGACCGTGCGACTCTGGTGCCACGATCCTTCCCAGCAGCTCGCTGGGCATCTTTCTGCACTAGCCTGCCAGCATGCTGGAAGCAGCTCCAGTCGAGGTTGTTGA